Genomic DNA from Fimbriimonas ginsengisoli Gsoil 348:
AGCAGCGCGAAGACGAACTGCAAGAGGCTATCTTGGTCCTCAAGCGACGGTTCGAGGAGCGCGGGGTCAAAATCGTAGAGATCCGCGGACGCCCGAAGCACCTTTACTCGATCTTCAACAAGATGGTGAAGCAAGGGGTGAAGTTCGAGGAGATCTACGACCTGCTTGCGCTCCGCATCATCGTCGAGTCGATTCCGGACTGCTACGTCGCATTGGGCATCGTCCACGAGGCTTACGGGCCGATCCCGTCGCTGTTTTACGATTACATCGCCAGACCCAAGCCGAACGGGTACCAGTCGCTGCACACCAAGGTGCTTGGCCCGAGCAGCCAGCCGTTGGAGATCCAGATCCGCACCTTGCAGATGCACGAGATCGCCGAACACGGCGTGGCCGCCCACTGGACATACAAGGAAGGGAAGACTTCGATCGACGAGACGAAGCGTCTCTCACGCCTTCGCGAGCAGCTTTTCGACTGGTCTTCGGATTCCCGGTCCTCGTCCGATTTCCTCCGATCCGTTTCGACCGACCTCTTCGCGGAGCAGGTTTTCGTGTTCACGCCCAAAGGGGATGTCATCGACCTTCCCAAGGACTCCACTCCGGTCGACTTCGCGTTCCGGGTCCACACGCAGCTTGGGCTGACATTGGTTGGGGCGAAGATCAACGGGTCGATCGTGCCGTTGCCGACGAAGCTTCAAAACGGCGATGTCGTGGAGCTGATTACCCGCTCCAACGCACAGCCGAGCCTCGATTGGCTGGAATTCACCAAGTCGGCGCATGCTCGGAGCCGGATTCGGGCCTTCTTCCGAAAGATCACGAAGACCGACGACGCCCAGCGGGGCAAAGAAGCCCTTGATAAAGAGCTGAAGTCGCTCGGGCTGGATCCTCGCCAGTACCTCGGCGACAAAGAAGTGCAGCGGGTCGCGGACCAAATGGATTCCTGCGAAGGCCCGGCAGACGTCTTCGCCCGGGTCGCCACCGGTCAGATCTCGGTGCAAAGCGTGGTTGCAAAACTGCGCGGGACGGTCGTGGAACAGCCGACCGCGGATACGATCCAGCTCACCAAGACCAAAGAGGGCAAGGTCGCGCTGACCGCGGGCGGGATGGAAAACGTCCTCGTTTCCCGCGGGAAATGTTGCAATCCTATTCCGGGAGACGAGGTAGTCGGCTACGTCACCCGCGGGCGGGGAATCGTGATTCACCGAAAGGTCTGCCCGAACGCGATGGCGTACCAATCGAGCGAGCCGGAGCGGCTGATCCCGTACAGTTGGCCGCCCGACGGCAACGTCTACACTGTCGGCCTCAAGATCGTCTCGATCAATCGAACCGGATTGCTGATGGACATCTCGACCGTACTTGGGGAGTCGAAGACCAACGTGTCGGCGCTCAAGGTGAAAACGCTCCAGAATCACACCGCCGAGATCGACCTGACGATCGACGTTCGGGATACCGAGCACCTGTCCCAACTCATGGCGAAGATATCCAATTTCGGCGACATAATTTCCATCCTTCGAATGTTCGGCCGCGTCGCGAAATCGTGACCCCGATCACCCGAAAGCGCGAGCTTTAGCTCGCATGCGAGGTCGACTTATGGTCATTCACAAATTGGGTTGACATTCATCTTGCCCGTAGCCCGTGGCTTTAGCCGCGGTTCTAGGCTCCTCCGGGGATAAATCCCCGGGCTACGGGTGAACCTGGATTGTCAATCTATTTTGTTGGTGACCATAAGCCGGCGCTCCCTATTAAGAGATCGCCCGTTGCCTCAGCATGTGGTCGACGAGGACGAGGGCGACCATTGCCTCCACCATCGGCACCGCTCTCGGCAAGACGCACGGATCGTGACGGCCGCGGCCTTGGAGCGTGGTGTTCTCGTGCTCGACGGTTACCGTGTGTTGCTCGCGCATAACGGTTGCGGTCGGTTTGAACGCGGCACGGAGAAGGATCGGCATGCCGTTGGAGATGCCGCCCTGAATTCCGCCCGAATTGTTGGACCGGGTCGTGACGCGCCGCTCGTTGTCCGCCTCGTATTCGTCGTTGACCTCCGTGCCGCGGAAGTCGGTCATCCCAAAACCCCCGCCGATCTCGAACCCTTTGCAGGCGGGGAGCGACATTACGGCCTTGGCGAGGTCCGCCTCGAGCTTATCGAACACCGGCTCGCCCCAACCGGCGGGAACACCGCGGGCTACGCAAGCAATCGTCCCTCCGATCGAATCTCCGTCCTTGCGAACCGACTCGATCAGCTCGATCATCTGGTCGGCCATGGCTGCGTCGGGGCATCGGACGATGTTCGACTCGACGGCTTCGCGGCTGACCGAAAGGGGATCGACGGAGGCGGTTAAGCGGTGGACTTTCTCGACCCAGGCGACGACCTCCACGCCGGACGACGCGAGCACCTTTTGGGCGAGTGCCCCGGCGGCGACCCGTCCGATCGTTTCCCGCGCGGAGGCTCGGCCTCCGCCGGACCAGGCGCGAATCCCGTACTTCTGATCGTAGGCAAAGTCGGCGTGCGAGGGACGGTACTTCGTCCGCATCTCGTCGTAGTCGCGCGAACGCTGGTCTTCGTTTCGAACCAGCAAGGCGATCGGGGTGCCAAGGGTAACGCCGTCCAGCACTCCGCTGAGGATCTCAACCTGGTCCGCCTCTTTGCGCTGGGTGGTGATTTTCGACTGGCCGGGGCGGCGCCGGTCGAGCTCCGTCTGAATCTCCTCCGCCGTGATCGGAATCCGTGGCGGACACCCGTCGATCACGACTCCAACCGATGGCCCGTGCGACTCGCCCCAAGTCGAAATCCGAAACAAGGTGCCGAACGAACTCGCCATCGCTTGATTATGAGCCTTCCGAGCCTTTCGACTCCGGCCGCTCCGGCCGCTCCGGCCGCTCCGAAGCGAAGCGTTGCTCCGCATGCTCCCCGCGAAGCGGGCTCCGAAAGCTCCCCATAGCGCCACAATGCAAACGTGCATCCCGAGTTAGACATTGCTCAAGTACGGAAGGCGGTTCGAGTTGGGAGCATCCTGTTGGGGATCCTGGTGGTGGCCGGGATTCTCTTCTCGACCGTTAAGCCGTACACGACGTACCTCTGGTTCGCCCACGATGTGCGGCAGCCCCAGATATTCTCGATCGGATACAGCGCCCGCGGTTGGCTTTTCCTGGCCAGCTTCGGCATCGCCTGGGTCGTTCTTTACGCGAATCTCCATCGTGCTTTGGGAGTGACGCTCGTTTTTCTGCGAGCTCCGGAAACGTCCGGGCAGGTGCTGATCGCCAACACCGTTCAATGGATCCAGCAGCGGGGGCGATCGATTCTTTGGTACGGAGCGCCCGCCTTCGCGTTCTTCACCGCCGTTGGGTTCTCCAACGAGTGGAACACGCTCCTGCTTTGGAGAAACGGCGGTTCGTTCGGCGTCAAAGACCCGATGTACGGCCTCGATATCGGCTTTTATGTCTTCACGCTGCCCTGGTATCGAGCCGTCGTAAACGGGGTTTTCTCCCTTTTCTTGCTTACCACGGTGCTTTGCATCGGAGTTTACGTCGGGTTGCAGGCGCTCTCTTCGTTGGCGAAGATCGAGCTAAGCCGCCCCGGCTTTCGGTGGCATGTGAGCGGACTCCTCGGCGCCACGCTGCTCGTGTTCGCGGCTCAAACTTGGCTTAAAACTTACGAAGCCGGTCTGATCGACTCTGGACAATTCACGGGCGCCGGGTACGCGGCTGCGCAAGCGGTGGTAGCGGCCCGGATCTTTGCGGTTTTGGTCGCGCTCCTGGGGGTGGCGACCATCGTCTTCGCTCGAGTTGGCAAGCCTTACGGCATTCCGATGGGTGGCGGAATCGGAGTGGTGATCTTCTACGCCGGTGGAGTGGTCATCTATCCGTGGCTCGTGCAGCGCCTGGCCGTCGACCCGAACCGCTTGGCCAAAGAGGCTCCTTATGCGGCTCGTGCCATCAAGATGAGCCGGTACGCTTACGGTCTCGACAAGATCGAGACTCGCGATTTCGATGTCCAGAAGTCGCCATCGGCGGAGGAGATCAAGGCTTCCGGCGATACGCTGGCGAACATGCGGCTTTGGGATCCCGAGGTTCTCAAGCAGTCGCTCCAGAGGCTCCAGGCGATTCGGCCGTACTACTCCTTCTCGGATGTCGACATAGATCGGTACCAGATCGACGGGAAGCAGACGATGCTGATGCTGAGTCCGCGCGATATCGATCTCGACGGTCTCGATGCCGGCGCTCGGAACTGGACGAACGAACGGCTCCGGTTCACCCACGGGTACGGGGTGGATGTTTCGCAGGTCAACGCGGCCACCGCGGATGGGCAGCCCGCGCTGCTCGCCCAAGATATTCCGCAACGGACCAATCCTAATCTGCCGATCACTCAGCCCCGGCTCTACTTTAGCGACCTGCGCGACGCCTCGCTCAACCCGGTCGACGAATACGCCATCGTGAACACCGGAGAGCCGGAGCTCGACTACCAGACTCCGACCGCCTCCGAGACGCATCGGTGGCAGGGCGGACGTGGCGTTCCGATCGGCGGGTTTCTCTCCCGGCTTGCCTTCGCCATCGCGCTCGGCGACGGCAATCTCTTGGTCTCCGGAAACATCGGCGCCGATTCTCGACTTCTCGTGCGCCGCAATGTCATCGACCGGGCGTCGACCCTGATGCCGTTCCTCCGGTTCGACCGCGATCCGTACCTCGTTTTGCTGGGAGGGAAGTCGGTCTGGGTTTTGGATGGGTACACGACCACCGACATGCTGCCGTATGCCGAGATGGTGAACGCGTCGAACGGCGGACTCAACTACATCCGGAACTCGGTGAAGGTCACGATCGATGCCTATACCGGCGAAGTTCGGGCCTACGCGATCGAGCCGGATGAGCCGGTCTTGCGGGCGTACCGCAAGATCTACCCCGGTTTGGTCCGCGATATCGCGGAAGCGCCTCCCGGCCTGCCGGCTCACTTCCGGTACCCGGAAGATATGTTCGCCCTTCAGTGCGCGCAACTGACGAACTACCACGTCGTCGACCCGACCTCGTTCCTCAGCAACGCGGACGGCTGGGATATCGCGGCGGAGCGAGATTTGAGAGGGATCAAAGCTCCCATTCCGCCCTACTACGTGCAGATGCGGCTGCCGGACGAGCCGCAATCCGGCTTCTTACAGATCCTCCCGTTCACCCCGCGCGGGCGCCCGACGATGAGCGGATGGATTGCGGCTCACTGCGATCCTGGGCAGTATGGACGACTGACCCTTTATCGCTTCGCGACCGGGATTCCGATTCCGGGACCGGAGTTGATGGAAGGGAATTTCACCTCCACGCCCGAGATTTCGAACATCAACCGTCAATTCAACAACGAGCAGAGTGAGATCGTCGTGGGGAACCTGCTCGTAGTTCCGATCGGGCACAGCGTGATGTATGCGGAACCGCTCTACCTGCGGAGTAAGGCAACCGGCATCATGGCCGCCCCCCGCCTGTTTCGCGTGATTCTTGCCCTGCCCGATCGAATCGTCGTGGGAGACAGCTACGCGGATGCGCTGACGAAGCTGTTCGGCACCGCGGAAGAACCCCCCGTCGCCACTGGACCCGGCGTCCCCCCTTCGAAGGGGACAACTTCGGTCGACCGAAAGGCGGTTCAGAAGGCTCTAGAGATGTTCGAGCAGGCCGACGCAGCCTTAAGAAAGGGCGATTTCGCGAAGTACGGCGAATACCAGAAGGAGCTTCGAAAGAGGTTGCAAGAGTTGGCAAAGTAAGCGGCGCCTTCGACGTGGCACAGGCGACGTGGCACGGGCGGCTCGTCCGTGGGTATCAGGGGCAGCCTGCCCCTGGGAAAACTCGCGCTCACCCTTAACTCATTCGGGAAGGGTGGCATTCCCTTGACTTCGGTCGTCGACCCGAATGGGAACCCTATGAACTGCGGCTGGCGTCTCGGCGGATGTACCAGTAGCCGGCGCCGAGAAGGCCGATTCCTAGGATAAGGAGGATCGCGACGCGGACGAGCTGGCTGGCTTGGGCAAGGTCGTAAAGGACGACCTTGATCATGGTGAGGGCGAGGGCCGCGATGCTCCCCATTCGAAGACTACGGAAATTTCGGACGAACCCAAAGGCGAGGGCGACAAAGCTTCCCAGCAAGGCGGCGGCGGTAAAGGCGAACGTCGGCCCGAGCAGCCCGAACGTGGTTAACGCTAGATAGGCGCCCCGGCCCAGGGCTACGCCGAGGCCGAAAAGAAATATCGTTTCCGCCTCTTCGCCAATCTTTCTTGCCAAGCTACTGGCCGCGAAGCAGGTGACCACCACGATAAGGAGATAGAGAGCGTCGATTCTTGGCTCTATGCCGCGATCTTGAATAAGGATCGTGTACGGAACGAGCGACAAGACCATCTCCGCACCGGCAAGGACGAGGCACGGCGCCATCCTTACTTTGAGTGCAGCGACACAACAGAGGGCGCCCAGGCTCGGAAGCAGCAAGAGAGTGGTCGTCCGTTCCAACCCGAAAGGGGCGACCCAGAGAGCAGTCGCCGCCGCCCCGGCGATGAGGGTGGAACGGAACGCCTGGTCCGGCGCGAGGAGAGAAACGGCGGCGGCGGCGAGCGAAAAGGCGACGATATGGCCGGCGCCCTGCAGGCCCGGATGGAGGGCGAATGCCCCAATCCCAGTGAGGAGCGTGGCAGCGGCGGCGGCGATGGCAGGGGTCGCCTGGGGACGGCGCGAAGACCAGCAGAACGCGGCCAGACCGATAAGTCCGGCGATTTCCAGCGTTCCGACGCCGAGCGGCCAAGTCGAAGCGCGGTTAAGGGCGATCGGGATCGCGCTGAGGGCGGCCGCGAGCCAAAGACCGAGCGAAGCGTCGGCCCACTTGTTGCGTGCGGCAACGAACGCGGCGGAAACGAGAATAAGAAAGAACAGGCCCGCCGCCATCTCAGGCTGGTTGCCTTGCAGCGGTAGCAGGGCGGCGACGAGGCCGCCGGTCATTCCGATGGCCAGGAAGGCACGTGTCGCCTTCCAAAGCGAGTAAGCAAGGTTTACGAGGCTGAGCGCCACGAACAGAGCGACGACGGATTCTCCGCTGTAGAGGTGTTGGAAGAAGTGTCCGCCCGCAAAATCGAAGTACAGACCGCACGAGCCGATACCGGTCAGGATGTGGCCAAACTCCGCGCGCTCGTTTCGTTTCCATTGACCGATGCCGATAAGGGCTAGGCACAGGGCGGCCGCGCCGCCGAAAATCGTTCCCGGTCCGATAAACCCCTTCTCGTAAGCAATGCTGACGAGGTAGGCGAACATCAAGACGAGCACCGCGGCGCCGGCCCGGGGGAGGATCTTCGTTCCGATGAAGTTCTCGGTTGCTTCATCGATCACGGGCGGAGACGCGGGAGGACTCCAGTCTCTGAACACGACGGGCGGCGCTACTATCGGCGTCGCTGGAATTGGCGCCGGGGTCGGCGCCCCCTCCAGCCGACTCAGCCTGGCCTCGATTGCGTCCAACCGTTTCAGTACCGCTTCTAATGCCTGATCGTCCATGCCGTTGCCACAGGTTGCGCTCTTTGCCTGTTGGAGGCAAGGAGAGGAGGAGGAAATGAGGACCGTTCCCTTCATTGTGGGTTCACTAAGGGAAATGGGAGGCGCGCCTTATTCCTTTGAGATCGAGATTCCGCGGCGGTACTTCGATGTCGGCCTGAGCGCGTCGAGCGGCCAGATGTTTCGGTGGAAGCAAACGGCAAATTCCGAATGGGTCGGGGCAAACGGCAAACACTGGTTTCGCGTCCGCGTACTCGACGGACGAGAGGCTTACCGGGTGGAATCCAGCGGCCCGCCGACCGTTTTCCAGAGCCTATTTCGACTGGACTGGGACGCGGCCGACGTCACCGAGACTTTAACGAGGTTGGGACCGGAGCTTGAGCCGTACCTGCAAGCGATGCCCGGCCTTCGCCTCACCAGGTCGGGCGATGCGGTCGAAACATTCTTTTCGTTTCTCTGCTCGGCCAACAACCACATCTCCCGGATCACCGGGATGGTGAACCACTTGGCGGCTTACGGTCCGCGCCTAGAAGTTGTCGATGTCATCGACTTGCACCGATTCCCCAGGGTTGCCACTCTGGCGAAGGTCGAAGAGGCGGAATTAAGGGAAAAGGGGTTTGGCTATCGAGCCGCTACGATCACCCAAATCGCGCGGGAATTGGAGTCCAGGGGTGGCGAGGCTTACCTCCGATCGCTTGGCGCGATGCCGTACGA
This window encodes:
- a CDS encoding DNA glycosylase yields the protein MGGAPYSFEIEIPRRYFDVGLSASSGQMFRWKQTANSEWVGANGKHWFRVRVLDGREAYRVESSGPPTVFQSLFRLDWDAADVTETLTRLGPELEPYLQAMPGLRLTRSGDAVETFFSFLCSANNHISRITGMVNHLAAYGPRLEVVDVIDLHRFPRVATLAKVEEAELREKGFGYRAATITQIARELESRGGEAYLRSLGAMPYERAQIELLGFKGIGRKLADCIALFGLDHTEAVPIDTHIWQAATRLYFPHWQGTALTDRKYEEASAFIRNRFGRLAGWAQQALFYENVVNWRTRK
- a CDS encoding DUF2339 domain-containing protein; this encodes MKGTVLISSSSPCLQQAKSATCGNGMDDQALEAVLKRLDAIEARLSRLEGAPTPAPIPATPIVAPPVVFRDWSPPASPPVIDEATENFIGTKILPRAGAAVLVLMFAYLVSIAYEKGFIGPGTIFGGAAALCLALIGIGQWKRNERAEFGHILTGIGSCGLYFDFAGGHFFQHLYSGESVVALFVALSLVNLAYSLWKATRAFLAIGMTGGLVAALLPLQGNQPEMAAGLFFLILVSAAFVAARNKWADASLGLWLAAALSAIPIALNRASTWPLGVGTLEIAGLIGLAAFCWSSRRPQATPAIAAAAATLLTGIGAFALHPGLQGAGHIVAFSLAAAAVSLLAPDQAFRSTLIAGAAATALWVAPFGLERTTTLLLLPSLGALCCVAALKVRMAPCLVLAGAEMVLSLVPYTILIQDRGIEPRIDALYLLIVVVTCFAASSLARKIGEEAETIFLFGLGVALGRGAYLALTTFGLLGPTFAFTAAALLGSFVALAFGFVRNFRSLRMGSIAALALTMIKVVLYDLAQASQLVRVAILLILGIGLLGAGYWYIRRDASRSS
- the aroC gene encoding chorismate synthase, whose amino-acid sequence is MASSFGTLFRISTWGESHGPSVGVVIDGCPPRIPITAEEIQTELDRRRPGQSKITTQRKEADQVEILSGVLDGVTLGTPIALLVRNEDQRSRDYDEMRTKYRPSHADFAYDQKYGIRAWSGGGRASARETIGRVAAGALAQKVLASSGVEVVAWVEKVHRLTASVDPLSVSREAVESNIVRCPDAAMADQMIELIESVRKDGDSIGGTIACVARGVPAGWGEPVFDKLEADLAKAVMSLPACKGFEIGGGFGMTDFRGTEVNDEYEADNERRVTTRSNNSGGIQGGISNGMPILLRAAFKPTATVMREQHTVTVEHENTTLQGRGRHDPCVLPRAVPMVEAMVALVLVDHMLRQRAIS
- a CDS encoding UPF0182 family protein; the encoded protein is MHPELDIAQVRKAVRVGSILLGILVVAGILFSTVKPYTTYLWFAHDVRQPQIFSIGYSARGWLFLASFGIAWVVLYANLHRALGVTLVFLRAPETSGQVLIANTVQWIQQRGRSILWYGAPAFAFFTAVGFSNEWNTLLLWRNGGSFGVKDPMYGLDIGFYVFTLPWYRAVVNGVFSLFLLTTVLCIGVYVGLQALSSLAKIELSRPGFRWHVSGLLGATLLVFAAQTWLKTYEAGLIDSGQFTGAGYAAAQAVVAARIFAVLVALLGVATIVFARVGKPYGIPMGGGIGVVIFYAGGVVIYPWLVQRLAVDPNRLAKEAPYAARAIKMSRYAYGLDKIETRDFDVQKSPSAEEIKASGDTLANMRLWDPEVLKQSLQRLQAIRPYYSFSDVDIDRYQIDGKQTMLMLSPRDIDLDGLDAGARNWTNERLRFTHGYGVDVSQVNAATADGQPALLAQDIPQRTNPNLPITQPRLYFSDLRDASLNPVDEYAIVNTGEPELDYQTPTASETHRWQGGRGVPIGGFLSRLAFAIALGDGNLLVSGNIGADSRLLVRRNVIDRASTLMPFLRFDRDPYLVLLGGKSVWVLDGYTTTDMLPYAEMVNASNGGLNYIRNSVKVTIDAYTGEVRAYAIEPDEPVLRAYRKIYPGLVRDIAEAPPGLPAHFRYPEDMFALQCAQLTNYHVVDPTSFLSNADGWDIAAERDLRGIKAPIPPYYVQMRLPDEPQSGFLQILPFTPRGRPTMSGWIAAHCDPGQYGRLTLYRFATGIPIPGPELMEGNFTSTPEISNINRQFNNEQSEIVVGNLLVVPIGHSVMYAEPLYLRSKATGIMAAPRLFRVILALPDRIVVGDSYADALTKLFGTAEEPPVATGPGVPPSKGTTSVDRKAVQKALEMFEQADAALRKGDFAKYGEYQKELRKRLQELAK
- a CDS encoding RelA/SpoT family protein, encoding MVTAYDISHDWEDPEELHGLLQSIREQRHDANVRRIRYAYFLAEQAHKGQTRSSGEPYIIHPLAVARILVDLRMDDDSICAALLHDVLEDCPEVTAEQLLRIFGEDVLHLVEGVTKLKFTHQEMLTDRQRAAAETTRTAETLRKMLLAMAQDFRVMVIKLADRLHNMQTLGALPPEKRTRIASETLDIYAPLAARLGIWQIKWQLEDLSFQALHPHEYAEVRERVSKTRKQREDELQEAILVLKRRFEERGVKIVEIRGRPKHLYSIFNKMVKQGVKFEEIYDLLALRIIVESIPDCYVALGIVHEAYGPIPSLFYDYIARPKPNGYQSLHTKVLGPSSQPLEIQIRTLQMHEIAEHGVAAHWTYKEGKTSIDETKRLSRLREQLFDWSSDSRSSSDFLRSVSTDLFAEQVFVFTPKGDVIDLPKDSTPVDFAFRVHTQLGLTLVGAKINGSIVPLPTKLQNGDVVELITRSNAQPSLDWLEFTKSAHARSRIRAFFRKITKTDDAQRGKEALDKELKSLGLDPRQYLGDKEVQRVADQMDSCEGPADVFARVATGQISVQSVVAKLRGTVVEQPTADTIQLTKTKEGKVALTAGGMENVLVSRGKCCNPIPGDEVVGYVTRGRGIVIHRKVCPNAMAYQSSEPERLIPYSWPPDGNVYTVGLKIVSINRTGLLMDISTVLGESKTNVSALKVKTLQNHTAEIDLTIDVRDTEHLSQLMAKISNFGDIISILRMFGRVAKS